A window from Paraburkholderia acidiphila encodes these proteins:
- a CDS encoding MAPEG family protein — MDRIALACVAVLGLLLFGLGVSISMLRFREGTLSGCATDPASPLHKLVRAHANTAEYAPFLAVLFLYLGARSPSPATLALIVAATLCRCLLVVGLVAFPSMAKPNPARFLGALGTYAAGIALSFALLR; from the coding sequence ATGGACAGAATCGCGCTGGCCTGCGTGGCCGTGCTGGGTCTTTTGCTGTTTGGCCTCGGCGTGAGTATTTCCATGCTGCGCTTTCGCGAGGGCACGCTCTCGGGTTGCGCCACAGACCCGGCCAGCCCGCTGCACAAGCTGGTTCGCGCACACGCGAACACTGCCGAATATGCGCCCTTCCTCGCCGTGCTCTTTCTCTATCTGGGCGCACGCTCGCCCTCGCCTGCAACGCTCGCGCTGATCGTGGCGGCAACGCTCTGCCGGTGCCTCCTCGTCGTCGGGCTGGTCGCGTTTCCTTCGATGGCGAAGCCCAACCCTGCCCGATTCCTCGGCGCGCTCGGCACGTATGCCGCCGGCATTGCGTTGAGTTTTGCGTTGCTGCGTTGA
- a CDS encoding winged helix-turn-helix transcriptional regulator: MASRQSMKKDTCPVARSVDVIGDRWSLMILRDVFDGVYRFGDIQRNLGVARNILSGRLSQLVEAGILETRPASDGTAYQEYVLTKKGESLFPVIVALQQWGERHLFERGEKHSWLIDKATGKPLLSMFPQTREGHALTPHDTVVKKPA; this comes from the coding sequence ATGGCAAGCCGCCAATCCATGAAGAAGGATACCTGTCCCGTCGCGCGCTCGGTGGATGTGATCGGCGACCGGTGGTCGCTGATGATCCTGCGTGACGTCTTCGATGGCGTTTACCGCTTCGGTGACATTCAGCGCAATCTGGGCGTGGCGCGCAACATTCTGTCCGGCCGTTTGAGCCAGCTCGTCGAGGCCGGCATACTCGAAACACGGCCCGCCTCCGACGGCACGGCCTATCAGGAGTACGTGCTAACGAAGAAAGGGGAAAGCCTCTTCCCCGTTATCGTCGCCCTTCAACAGTGGGGCGAGCGCCATTTGTTCGAACGCGGCGAGAAGCATTCGTGGTTGATCGACAAAGCAACGGGCAAGCCGTTGCTGTCGATGTTTCCGCAGACTCGCGAGGGGCACGCGCTCACCCCTCACGACACCGTGGTCAAGAAACCTGCATGA
- a CDS encoding amidase family protein — protein sequence MTELWRLTATELAKQVRAREVSAREAAKAALERLEAVNPLINAVIDYRPEWVFQQADKIDAAIARGEDPGPLAGVPVTTKINIDQAGFATTNGTRLQKDLIAQVNSPAVENLVRAGAVLLGRTNSPTFALRWFTSNQVHGHTKNPRNASLTPGGSSGGAAAAVTAGIGHIALGTDIGGSVRYPAYACGVHGLRPSIGRVPAFNASSPERPIGAQMMSGAGPMARTVEDLRVALAALAAPDLRDPWWAPAPLIGPDVPRRAALCLRPGGMSITKEVEDALLDAGRRLADAGWTVEQIDDVPLLRDAGEVQERLWLGDGFPALADAVARDGDPGAQAVVDGVRAKVAAMPENVVVPSLVRRTTLTRAWRLFLADYPVLLLPVSGELPFPDNLDMQGAAGFQRVWDAQLTMRALPAMGLPGLVVSTGMVKDVPVGVQIVAGHFREDLCLLAGQAIEERGAPPSPIDPAV from the coding sequence GTGACTGAACTTTGGCGTTTAACCGCAACGGAACTTGCAAAGCAGGTTCGCGCGCGCGAGGTGTCCGCACGCGAGGCCGCGAAGGCCGCGCTCGAGCGCCTCGAAGCCGTCAATCCGCTCATCAACGCGGTGATCGACTATCGGCCCGAATGGGTCTTCCAGCAGGCCGACAAGATCGACGCAGCGATCGCGCGCGGCGAAGATCCGGGGCCGCTGGCGGGCGTGCCTGTCACCACGAAGATCAACATCGACCAGGCGGGCTTTGCCACGACCAACGGCACGCGTCTGCAAAAGGATCTGATCGCGCAGGTGAACAGCCCCGCTGTCGAGAATCTCGTGCGCGCGGGCGCCGTGCTGCTCGGCCGCACCAATTCGCCGACCTTCGCGCTGCGCTGGTTCACGAGCAACCAGGTGCACGGGCATACGAAGAACCCGCGCAATGCGTCGCTCACGCCGGGCGGTTCGAGCGGCGGCGCGGCGGCGGCGGTGACGGCCGGCATCGGCCATATCGCGCTCGGCACCGACATTGGCGGCTCGGTGCGCTACCCCGCGTATGCGTGCGGCGTGCATGGCCTGCGGCCCAGCATCGGGCGTGTGCCGGCGTTCAACGCGTCGTCGCCCGAGCGGCCGATCGGCGCGCAGATGATGTCGGGCGCGGGCCCGATGGCGCGCACGGTCGAGGACCTGCGCGTGGCGCTCGCGGCGCTTGCCGCGCCCGACTTGCGCGACCCATGGTGGGCGCCGGCGCCGCTCATCGGGCCCGACGTGCCGCGGCGCGCGGCGCTGTGCCTGCGTCCGGGCGGCATGAGCATTACGAAGGAAGTGGAGGACGCCTTGCTCGACGCTGGCCGACGGCTGGCCGACGCGGGGTGGACGGTCGAGCAGATCGACGATGTGCCGCTCCTGCGCGACGCCGGCGAAGTGCAGGAGCGCCTGTGGCTCGGCGACGGTTTCCCGGCGCTCGCCGACGCCGTGGCGCGCGACGGCGACCCGGGTGCGCAGGCGGTGGTGGATGGCGTGCGCGCCAAGGTCGCGGCGATGCCCGAGAACGTGGTGGTGCCGTCGCTCGTGCGCCGCACGACGCTCACGCGCGCATGGCGCCTGTTCCTTGCGGATTATCCCGTGCTGCTGCTGCCGGTTTCGGGCGAACTGCCGTTCCCCGACAACCTCGACATGCAGGGCGCGGCGGGCTTCCAGCGCGTGTGGGATGCCCAGTTGACCATGCGCGCCTTGCCCGCGATGGGCCTGCCGGGGCTCGTGGTGTCGACGGGCATGGTGAAGGACGTGCCGGTGGGCGTGCAGATCGTCGCCGGGCACTTCCGCGAGGACCTGTGTCTGCTCGCCGGCCAGGCGATCGAAGAACGCGGCGCGCCGCCTTCGCCGATCGACCCGGCTGTGTGA
- a CDS encoding sensor domain-containing diguanylate cyclase, with translation MADWSNMIRDFVDEIAASVAMIGRDERGQFVVSACNDHFMRMTGGRRSAIKTFPAPFDSLIPNYARTEFRQKLTECFDSGVARELEQAYDLRDGTHWWRLSLKPIRHAEGGVSVLEIMVTGLEITTKMLLTHELEVSTSRFRSVVDAAYDAIITIDQQHCITLFNRAAENLFGYSATEMLGHPITELLPERYRANHSQYVHQFARSPVRSRQMDERNRVYGLHRDGSLLPVEIAISKINVGGLIEFTAVIRDIADRVQLMDLLQKQAVTDELTGLPNRREFTDTVDKLLESDNTLSVFILDIDYFKKINDTYGHDIGDEVLRVLAKVVMNSACRIRVFARWGGEEFVAALPDADVEEATAAAEELRLAIEQQDFEHKWRLGKPVPFTVSIGVTERLPGDHELSPLIKRADLALYRAKENGRNRVEVG, from the coding sequence ATGGCCGACTGGTCGAACATGATTCGGGATTTCGTCGACGAAATCGCTGCGAGCGTGGCCATGATCGGCCGCGACGAGCGGGGACAGTTCGTCGTTTCGGCCTGCAACGATCATTTCATGCGGATGACGGGCGGCAGGCGCAGCGCGATCAAGACATTTCCAGCGCCGTTCGACTCGCTGATTCCCAATTACGCCAGAACCGAATTCCGCCAGAAACTGACCGAATGCTTTGATTCCGGCGTCGCCCGGGAACTCGAGCAAGCCTACGACCTGAGGGACGGAACGCACTGGTGGCGCTTGTCGTTGAAGCCGATACGGCACGCCGAAGGCGGCGTCTCCGTGCTCGAAATCATGGTGACGGGTCTGGAAATCACCACGAAAATGCTGCTGACACACGAACTGGAAGTCAGCACGTCGCGCTTTCGCTCCGTCGTGGATGCGGCGTACGACGCCATCATCACGATCGACCAGCAGCATTGCATTACCCTCTTCAACCGCGCCGCCGAAAACCTGTTCGGCTATTCCGCCACGGAAATGCTCGGGCACCCCATTACGGAGCTTCTGCCCGAGCGCTACCGCGCCAATCATTCGCAATACGTTCACCAGTTCGCGCGCTCGCCCGTGCGCTCGCGGCAAATGGACGAACGTAATCGCGTTTATGGGCTCCATCGCGACGGCTCGCTATTGCCCGTTGAAATCGCGATTTCGAAAATCAACGTCGGCGGCCTGATTGAATTCACGGCCGTGATTCGCGATATTGCCGATCGGGTTCAGTTGATGGACCTGCTCCAGAAGCAGGCCGTGACCGACGAGCTGACCGGCCTGCCGAACCGCCGTGAATTCACCGACACCGTCGACAAGCTGCTGGAGTCGGACAACACGCTCTCCGTCTTCATTCTCGATATCGATTACTTCAAGAAGATCAACGACACCTACGGCCACGACATTGGCGACGAGGTGCTGCGCGTTCTGGCCAAGGTCGTGATGAACTCCGCCTGCCGCATCCGCGTGTTTGCCCGCTGGGGCGGCGAAGAGTTCGTCGCCGCGCTGCCTGACGCCGATGTCGAGGAGGCAACGGCGGCAGCCGAAGAGTTGCGGCTCGCCATCGAGCAGCAAGATTTCGAACACAAGTGGCGGCTAGGCAAACCCGTGCCGTTTACCGTGAGCATTGGCGTGACCGAGCGCCTGCCGGGCGATCACGAGTTGAGTCCGCTCATCAAACGCGCGGACCTCGCGCTGTATCGAGCCAAAGAGAACGGACGCAATCGCGTGGAAGTCGGTTAG
- a CDS encoding MFS transporter — protein MPRGLVLLFAAASGLSVANVYYAQPLLDALARDFGITRAAVGGVVTATQAGCALALLLLVPLGDRVERRRLMIVQLLVLAGALCVVSLARSVAVLLAGMLGVGMLGTAMTQGLIAYAAAAAAPEERGRVVGAAGSGVFIGLLLARVFAGGVSDLAGWRGVYGCSAAVMLALGVPLWRRLPKLARVAQEPMSYGQLIISMCALLRSDRVLQTRGVLALLMFAILNIFWSALVLPLSAPPYQFSHTAIGAFGIAGATGALAAARAGQWADRGWGQRTSAAALALLLLAWWPLSMLSQSLWMLLIGIVLLDLGGQALHVTNQSLIFRGGEQLHSRLVSLYMLFYAVGSGLGAIATTATYAVAGWHGVCELGAAVSLLALLFWALTARSMARAASRA, from the coding sequence ATGCCGCGCGGCCTCGTACTGCTGTTCGCTGCGGCCAGCGGCTTGAGCGTTGCCAATGTCTACTATGCGCAGCCCTTGCTGGACGCATTGGCGCGCGATTTCGGCATTACCCGCGCCGCTGTGGGCGGCGTGGTCACGGCCACGCAGGCCGGTTGCGCGCTGGCGTTGCTGCTGCTCGTGCCGCTGGGCGACAGGGTGGAGCGCCGCCGCCTGATGATCGTGCAATTGCTGGTGCTGGCGGGCGCGCTGTGCGTGGTCAGTCTCGCGCGCTCCGTAGCGGTGCTGCTGGCGGGCATGCTGGGTGTTGGCATGCTGGGGACGGCCATGACGCAGGGTCTGATCGCCTATGCGGCCGCTGCCGCCGCGCCCGAGGAGCGCGGGCGAGTGGTGGGCGCAGCAGGCAGTGGGGTGTTCATTGGCCTGCTGCTGGCTCGCGTATTTGCCGGCGGCGTGAGCGATCTGGCAGGTTGGCGGGGTGTATACGGTTGTTCCGCCGCCGTTATGCTCGCGCTTGGCGTGCCGCTGTGGCGCCGGCTTCCCAAGCTTGCGCGTGTCGCGCAGGAACCGATGAGCTATGGACAACTGATCATCTCGATGTGCGCGTTGTTGCGCTCGGACCGCGTGCTGCAGACGCGCGGCGTGCTCGCGCTGCTGATGTTCGCGATACTCAATATCTTCTGGAGCGCGTTGGTGCTGCCGCTGAGTGCGCCACCCTACCAGTTTTCCCATACGGCGATCGGGGCATTCGGCATCGCCGGGGCGACGGGCGCGCTTGCCGCCGCGCGCGCCGGACAATGGGCCGACCGGGGTTGGGGCCAGCGCACCAGTGCTGCCGCGCTGGCGCTATTGTTGCTGGCGTGGTGGCCGCTCTCGATGCTGAGCCAGTCGCTGTGGATGCTGCTGATCGGAATCGTGCTCCTCGATCTTGGCGGCCAGGCGCTGCATGTGACCAATCAAAGCTTGATCTTTCGCGGCGGCGAGCAACTGCATAGCCGGCTCGTGAGCCTTTATATGCTGTTCTATGCGGTTGGCAGCGGGCTTGGCGCGATTGCCACTACCGCGACATATGCCGTGGCTGGCTGGCATGGCGTGTGCGAGCTAGGCGCGGCCGTGAGTTTGCTGGCGCTGCTGTTCTGGGCGCTCACTGCGCGAAGCATGGCGCGTGCGGCCTCGCGCGCCTGA
- a CDS encoding 4-hydroxy-tetrahydrodipicolinate synthase family protein yields the protein MFEGIWLPIVTPLRDGEVDIEALERLTDEYASRGISGIVALSTTGEAALLSDVERVSVLRAITQVAAGRVPVIAGLGGSDTRAFVQDVRALEKWNVAGFLVPAPSYVCPDQAGLAWHFGQIARATSKPLVLYDVPHRTGVSIEVETVRDLAEVDNIVAIKACASERFQALGPLPISLLCGTDEAFLACLEAGATGGILASAHICPDLLRDVRSLVMAGYGEAASRLFARFKSVLRLLFAAPNPSAIKAMLALDGTISPETRMPIRPATPALVTQLEFARALLDDLRAVAPPH from the coding sequence ATGTTCGAAGGAATCTGGCTGCCCATCGTCACGCCGTTGCGCGATGGCGAAGTGGATATCGAAGCGCTGGAGCGTCTCACCGACGAATACGCGAGCCGCGGCATCAGCGGCATCGTCGCGCTCAGCACGACCGGCGAGGCCGCGCTCCTGAGCGACGTGGAACGCGTGAGCGTGCTACGGGCCATCACGCAGGTGGCAGCGGGCCGCGTGCCCGTGATCGCGGGCCTCGGCGGCAGCGACACGCGTGCGTTCGTGCAGGACGTGCGCGCGCTGGAAAAGTGGAACGTGGCGGGTTTTCTCGTTCCCGCGCCGTCCTATGTGTGCCCGGACCAGGCGGGGCTCGCCTGGCACTTTGGGCAGATCGCGCGCGCGACGTCGAAGCCGTTGGTGCTCTACGATGTGCCGCATCGCACAGGCGTGTCGATCGAAGTCGAAACGGTGCGCGATCTGGCGGAAGTCGACAATATCGTGGCGATCAAGGCTTGCGCGAGCGAGCGCTTCCAGGCGCTGGGGCCATTGCCGATTTCGCTGCTGTGCGGGACGGACGAAGCGTTCCTCGCGTGTCTCGAAGCGGGTGCCACAGGCGGCATACTCGCGAGCGCGCACATTTGCCCGGATTTGCTGCGCGACGTGCGCTCGCTCGTGATGGCAGGATACGGCGAGGCGGCGAGCCGGCTTTTCGCGCGCTTCAAGAGCGTGCTGCGCCTGTTGTTCGCCGCGCCGAACCCGAGTGCGATCAAGGCCATGCTGGCGCTCGACGGGACCATTTCGCCCGAAACGCGTATGCCGATTCGCCCGGCAACGCCTGCGCTCGTCACGCAACTCGAATTCGCGCGCGCGTTGCTCGACGATCTGCGCGCGGTGGCGCCGCCGCACTGA
- a CDS encoding pyridoxal phosphate-dependent decarboxylase family protein, producing the protein MDELTLLADADTRGRRYVEGNATRRVYPSNEAIAALGAFDEPLPANGLPAQDTLSLLDRVGSPATTASNGPRYFGFVIGAALPAAAAVERLMLAWDQCASTFDNSPVAATVEGVAGRWVLEALDLPRESAVGFGTSATACTLGALATARRALLARQGWDFDRQGLIGAPEIKVVISELAHITVKKALRILGFGLDRIVYASVDAHGRVDAPRLPPLDDRTILCLQAGEVNTGEFDPFAPIIARARAAGAWVHVDGAFGLWARTASSAALSGLTEGIEGADSWTTDAHKWLNTPYDCAMVICRDAKALAEAMNSDAAYLSASADAQKNLTLEFSRRARGIPVWAALRTLGRGGVAAMVERHHAQAQRIGAELARLGYEVLNRVVLNQVLFRCETDEQTLALRAAVQASGETWFGGTMWQGRPALRISVSSWRTRDEDIEALVQLLAALRA; encoded by the coding sequence ATGGATGAACTGACACTACTGGCGGATGCCGACACACGCGGCCGGCGCTACGTCGAAGGAAACGCCACGCGGCGTGTTTATCCTTCGAATGAAGCCATCGCGGCGCTCGGTGCGTTCGACGAGCCGCTGCCCGCAAACGGATTGCCCGCGCAAGACACGCTGTCCTTGCTCGACCGCGTAGGCTCGCCCGCGACGACGGCTTCTAACGGCCCGCGCTATTTCGGCTTCGTGATCGGCGCTGCGCTGCCCGCGGCAGCCGCGGTGGAGCGGCTCATGCTGGCGTGGGATCAGTGCGCCTCGACGTTCGACAACTCGCCGGTCGCAGCCACGGTCGAAGGTGTCGCGGGGCGCTGGGTGCTGGAAGCGCTCGACCTGCCGCGCGAAAGCGCCGTGGGCTTCGGCACCAGCGCCACCGCGTGCACGCTCGGGGCGCTCGCTACCGCCCGGCGCGCGCTGCTTGCGCGGCAAGGCTGGGATTTCGACCGCCAGGGGTTGATCGGCGCGCCCGAGATCAAGGTCGTGATTTCGGAACTCGCTCACATCACAGTGAAGAAGGCGCTGCGCATTCTGGGCTTCGGGCTCGATCGCATCGTCTACGCAAGCGTCGACGCCCATGGGCGCGTGGATGCTCCGCGTCTCCCGCCGCTCGACGACCGCACGATCCTCTGCCTGCAGGCCGGCGAGGTGAATACCGGTGAATTCGACCCTTTTGCGCCCATCATTGCGCGGGCGAGGGCGGCTGGCGCGTGGGTGCATGTCGACGGTGCGTTCGGCCTGTGGGCGCGCACCGCGTCATCGGCCGCGTTGAGCGGGTTGACCGAGGGCATCGAAGGGGCCGATAGCTGGACGACCGATGCCCACAAGTGGCTGAATACGCCGTACGACTGCGCGATGGTGATTTGCCGCGACGCGAAGGCGTTGGCCGAGGCGATGAACAGCGACGCAGCGTATTTGTCCGCGAGCGCCGACGCGCAGAAGAACCTCACGCTGGAGTTCTCGCGCCGCGCGCGCGGTATTCCCGTGTGGGCGGCGCTACGCACGCTGGGCCGCGGCGGCGTCGCGGCCATGGTCGAGCGCCATCACGCGCAAGCGCAGCGCATCGGCGCGGAACTCGCGCGCCTCGGCTACGAGGTGCTCAATCGCGTCGTGTTGAATCAGGTGCTGTTCCGCTGCGAAACCGACGAGCAAACGCTGGCGCTGCGCGCCGCCGTGCAGGCCAGTGGCGAAACGTGGTTCGGCGGGACGATGTGGCAAGGGCGGCCCGCGTTGCGCATCAGCGTGTCGTCGTGGCGCACGCGGGACGAGGACATCGAGGCGCTCGTGCAGCTGCTGGCCGCGCTGCGCGCATAG